From Neisseria musculi, the proteins below share one genomic window:
- the scpB gene encoding SMC-Scp complex subunit ScpB — protein sequence MTEKLPPDALIEAALLTQTEPLSEKTMRELCVPPLSPDKLIDVLAGLKARWHDRALQLTHTREGWRFQIAQAAFERLGSLQEQRAPRYSRAVMETLAIIAYQQPVTRGDIEGIRGVAVSQNVMQTLQDRGWIEIIGHRDSIGRPALWATTHAFLSDLQLESLEALPPLTELGELVLPDLTGPAGSGGAEDREDAAPDEAEQP from the coding sequence ATGACCGAAAAACTTCCGCCCGATGCGCTCATCGAAGCCGCACTGCTTACCCAAACCGAACCCTTGAGCGAAAAAACCATGCGCGAGTTGTGCGTGCCGCCGCTCTCGCCCGACAAACTCATCGATGTGCTGGCCGGCCTGAAAGCCCGCTGGCACGACCGCGCCCTGCAATTAACCCACACCCGCGAAGGCTGGCGGTTTCAAATTGCTCAGGCGGCGTTTGAACGGCTGGGCAGCCTGCAGGAACAGCGCGCGCCGCGCTATTCGCGTGCGGTGATGGAAACGCTGGCGATTATCGCCTACCAGCAGCCGGTTACGCGCGGCGACATCGAAGGCATACGCGGCGTGGCAGTGTCGCAAAATGTGATGCAGACGCTGCAAGACAGAGGCTGGATTGAAATCATCGGCCACCGCGATTCCATCGGCCGCCCCGCGCTGTGGGCTACCACCCACGCGTTTTTAAGCGATTTGCAGCTCGAAAGTTTGGAAGCGTTGCCGCCGCTCACCGAGCTGGGCGAGCTGGTGCTGCCCGATTTAACCGGGCCGGCCGGCAGCGGCGGGGCGGAGGATCGGGAAGATGCCGCACCCGATGAAGCGGAACAACCGTGA
- the ylqF gene encoding ribosome biogenesis GTPase YlqF → MAIQWFPGHMNKARKAIAERIKSVDMVIEMLDARMPASSENPLLAQLSKGKPKLKILNKQDLADPGRTAVWLEHYNSRPDTRAIALDASETAAAAKITRACRTMMPNRGGIGKPLRVLICGIPNVGKSTLINGMIGKKSAKTGNEPGITKAEQRLFLADDFWLYDTPGMLWPKIIVEEGGYNLAAGGAVGRNALDEEEVALELLDYLRRHYLPLLQARYQADKDPSSHWQNTDWLEWIAKKRGAVLSGGRTNYQKAAENTLTDFRDGHIGRITLETPNQWETWLKKAKQKEAEQKAVREARKAEKKGKPL, encoded by the coding sequence ATGGCAATCCAATGGTTCCCCGGTCACATGAACAAAGCCAGAAAGGCCATCGCCGAGCGCATCAAAAGCGTGGACATGGTTATCGAAATGCTCGATGCCCGTATGCCCGCATCCAGCGAAAACCCCCTGCTGGCGCAGCTTTCCAAAGGCAAGCCCAAGCTCAAAATCCTCAACAAACAGGATTTGGCCGACCCCGGGCGCACCGCAGTCTGGCTGGAACACTACAACAGCCGCCCCGACACCCGGGCTATCGCGCTCGATGCTTCCGAAACCGCCGCCGCAGCCAAAATCACCCGCGCCTGCCGCACCATGATGCCTAACCGGGGCGGCATCGGAAAGCCCCTTCGCGTTTTGATTTGCGGCATTCCCAACGTTGGCAAATCCACCCTGATTAACGGCATGATCGGCAAAAAATCCGCCAAAACCGGTAACGAGCCGGGCATCACCAAAGCCGAGCAGCGCCTGTTTCTCGCCGATGACTTCTGGCTCTACGACACCCCGGGGATGCTGTGGCCGAAAATCATCGTAGAAGAGGGCGGCTACAATCTCGCCGCCGGCGGTGCCGTAGGGCGCAACGCGCTCGATGAAGAGGAAGTCGCCCTCGAGCTGTTAGACTACCTGCGCCGCCACTATCTGCCGCTGCTGCAAGCGCGCTATCAGGCGGATAAAGACCCCAGCAGCCATTGGCAGAACACCGACTGGCTCGAATGGATCGCCAAAAAGCGCGGCGCAGTTTTAAGCGGCGGCCGCACCAACTACCAAAAAGCCGCCGAAAACACCCTCACCGATTTCCGCGATGGCCACATCGGCAGAATCACGCTCGAAACGCCAAACCAATGGGAAACATGGCTCAAAAAAGCCAAACAGAAAGAAGCCGAACAAAAAGCCGTGCGCGAAGCGCGAAAAGCAGAAAAAAAAGGAAAACCCCTGTGA
- the rapZ gene encoding RNase adapter RapZ has translation MKIVLISGLSGSGKSVALKLLEDLGYYCVDNLPIKLLPGLVAYHTESSEINRLGISVDIRSRIDIKEAQTQLQALRNLGHEVEILFLEAEEGILVRRFSETRRSHPLSGQTLTLLESLQQEKTWLFPLREAAYCIDTSKMNAQQLRHTVQQWLKHERQGLLVILESFGFKYGVPTNVDFLFDMRSLPNPYYDTALRPFNGMDKPIQDYLGSQAIVQEMVEGIGSFMSRWLPQMQVESRSYVTIGIGCTGGQHRSVYMVEQLARRLKGHYELLVRHRQLNRLAER, from the coding sequence ATGAAAATAGTGTTGATTAGCGGGCTTTCCGGTTCGGGAAAGTCGGTTGCACTCAAACTTCTGGAAGATTTGGGCTATTACTGCGTTGATAACCTGCCCATCAAACTCCTGCCCGGCCTGGTGGCTTACCACACGGAAAGCAGTGAAATAAACCGGCTCGGTATCAGTGTCGATATCCGCTCGCGCATCGATATTAAAGAAGCGCAAACACAGCTTCAGGCACTGCGGAACCTGGGGCACGAAGTGGAAATTCTGTTTCTTGAAGCCGAAGAGGGCATTTTGGTACGGCGTTTTTCAGAAACCCGCCGCAGCCACCCGCTTTCCGGTCAAACCTTAACCTTGCTGGAGAGCCTGCAACAGGAAAAAACCTGGCTGTTCCCCCTGCGAGAAGCCGCCTACTGCATCGACACATCCAAAATGAATGCCCAGCAGCTGCGCCACACCGTGCAGCAATGGCTCAAACACGAAAGGCAGGGGCTGCTGGTGATTTTAGAATCGTTCGGCTTCAAATACGGCGTGCCCACCAATGTGGATTTTCTGTTTGATATGCGCAGCCTGCCCAACCCCTATTACGACACCGCGCTGCGCCCTTTCAACGGCATGGACAAACCGATTCAGGATTATCTCGGCAGCCAGGCCATAGTGCAGGAAATGGTGGAGGGCATCGGCAGTTTCATGAGCCGCTGGCTGCCGCAGATGCAGGTGGAAAGCCGCAGCTATGTAACCATAGGCATAGGCTGCACCGGCGGTCAGCACCGCTCGGTGTATATGGTGGAGCAGCTTGCCCGAAGGCTCAAAGGGCATTACGAACTGCTGGTGCGCCACCGCCAGCTTAACCGTTTGGCGGAACGCTGA
- the hprK gene encoding HPr(Ser) kinase/phosphatase, with protein sequence MPSISVRRLYQDNQHKLQLAWAAGTAGADNRIGVKDDKPVLALVGHLNFIHPNQVQVIGVAEAEFLKRMEEGTDNLSDLSTMVDKTRPMRQVQADGNPEESPVNLFDIPMSMVIVANGLPVSPMLRDYCHTHNIPLLTSKLESPHLMDVLRIYLQRTLAVSTVKHGVFLDVFEIGVLITGQSGLGKSELALELISRGHSLIADDAVELYRTGPETLDGRCPPMLRDFLEVRGLGVLNIRHIFGETSIRPKKILQLIINLVAADDDYMKRLDRLSIRSETESILDVSVRSVTLPVAVGRNLAVLVEAAVRNYILQLRGKDSTKEFLERHQSMLKENETGHENSVD encoded by the coding sequence ATGCCCAGCATTTCCGTACGCCGTCTGTATCAGGATAACCAGCACAAGCTGCAACTGGCTTGGGCTGCCGGCACGGCGGGAGCCGACAACCGCATCGGCGTTAAAGACGACAAACCTGTTTTGGCGTTGGTCGGCCATCTGAATTTTATCCACCCCAACCAAGTGCAGGTAATCGGCGTGGCCGAGGCCGAATTTCTCAAGCGCATGGAAGAGGGCACCGACAATCTCAGCGACCTGAGCACCATGGTGGACAAAACCCGCCCCATGCGCCAGGTGCAGGCTGACGGAAACCCCGAAGAAAGCCCGGTCAATCTGTTTGATATTCCTATGTCGATGGTGATTGTGGCCAACGGGCTGCCGGTGTCGCCGATGCTGCGCGATTATTGCCACACCCACAATATCCCGCTGCTCACCTCCAAGCTGGAAAGCCCGCATCTGATGGATGTGTTGCGGATTTATCTGCAGCGCACATTGGCAGTTTCCACGGTCAAACACGGCGTGTTTCTCGATGTTTTTGAAATCGGCGTGCTGATTACCGGCCAGTCGGGCTTGGGCAAAAGTGAGCTGGCATTGGAGTTGATTTCGCGCGGCCACAGTTTGATTGCCGATGATGCGGTAGAGCTTTACCGCACCGGCCCCGAAACGCTTGACGGCCGCTGCCCGCCGATGCTGCGCGATTTTCTCGAAGTGCGCGGGCTGGGGGTGCTGAATATCCGCCATATTTTCGGCGAAACTTCTATCCGACCTAAAAAAATCCTTCAATTAATCATTAACTTGGTTGCTGCCGATGATGATTATATGAAACGGCTCGACCGCCTGAGCATCCGTTCCGAAACCGAATCGATTTTAGATGTGAGCGTGCGCTCGGTTACGCTGCCCGTGGCGGTGGGGCGCAACCTGGCGGTGTTGGTTGAAGCCGCCGTACGCAACTATATTTTGCAATTGCGCGGCAAAGACAGTACCAAAGAATTTTTGGAGCGCCACCAAAGTATGCTGAAAGAAAACGAAACCGGCCATGAAAATAGTGTTGATTAG